One segment of Stomatobaculum sp. F0698 DNA contains the following:
- a CDS encoding CpaF family protein, with translation MKSLEVLCASLRERLSETLCTLPDLSDDALFAVIDDALAGLSSERLLSVAERLSLRSSLFNSFRRLDILQELLDRNDVTEIMVNGKDRIFIERRGKIERCDLRFSSEEQLEDLIQRIVSRVNRSVNVSMPIADARLPDGSRVHVVLPPISLGGPAVTIRKFPEPITMERLIGYGTLTAEAAAFLKKTVAAGYNIFISGGTNSGKTTFLNALSAFIPASERVITIEDSAELQLLHIENLVRLETRNRTAEGEGQVRISDLIRASLRMNPDRIIVGEVRGAEALDMLQAMNTGHDGSLSTGHANSAADMLTRLETMALGGANLPLEAVQRQISGALDLIVHLGRLRDRSRRVLSVSEVGGISHGKIQVHELFAFREEGAQSGDKCNGRLIRVGSLKNRGKLAAAGIEL, from the coding sequence ATGAAGTCCTTGGAAGTACTCTGCGCTTCACTGCGTGAACGCTTGTCCGAGACCCTTTGCACCCTGCCGGATCTGAGCGACGACGCACTCTTTGCTGTGATCGATGACGCACTCGCCGGTCTTTCTTCCGAGCGTCTGCTCTCGGTCGCGGAGCGTCTGTCCCTCCGCAGCTCTCTTTTCAATTCCTTTCGCAGGCTGGACATACTCCAGGAACTCCTCGACCGGAACGATGTCACGGAAATCATGGTAAACGGCAAGGACCGGATTTTCATCGAACGGCGCGGCAAGATAGAGCGCTGTGACCTTCGTTTTTCGAGCGAGGAACAGTTGGAGGACTTGATTCAGCGCATTGTGAGCCGCGTAAACCGCAGCGTCAATGTCTCCATGCCCATTGCGGATGCGCGTCTTCCCGACGGCAGTCGTGTCCACGTTGTGCTGCCGCCGATCTCCCTCGGCGGTCCCGCTGTCACCATACGCAAATTTCCGGAGCCCATCACCATGGAACGCCTGATTGGCTACGGAACGCTGACCGCGGAGGCCGCCGCCTTTCTCAAAAAGACCGTCGCAGCCGGCTACAACATCTTTATCAGCGGCGGCACCAATTCCGGCAAGACGACCTTTCTGAACGCGCTCTCCGCTTTCATCCCGGCCTCGGAGCGCGTCATCACCATAGAGGATTCCGCGGAGCTGCAACTTCTTCACATCGAAAATCTGGTGCGCCTCGAGACGAGAAATCGCACGGCGGAAGGCGAAGGGCAGGTGCGAATTTCGGATCTGATACGCGCAAGCCTTCGCATGAACCCGGACCGCATCATAGTCGGCGAAGTGCGCGGCGCCGAAGCGCTCGACATGTTGCAGGCCATGAACACCGGCCACGACGGTTCCCTTTCAACCGGGCACGCAAATTCCGCCGCCGATATGCTGACGCGACTCGAAACCATGGCGCTCGGCGGTGCCAATCTCCCGCTGGAAGCCGTTCAGCGACAAATTTCCGGCGCCCTGGATCTCATTGTCCACCTCGGCAGGCTGCGCGACCGGAGCCGCCGTGTCCTGTCTGTCTCGGAAGTCGGAGGCATCAGTCATGGGAAAATTCAAGTTCACGAACTCTTTGCCTTTCGGGAAGAAGGCGCGCAAAGCGGCGACAAATGCAACGGGCGGCTTATCCGGGTCGGCAGTCTCAAAAACCGCGGTAAACTCGCGGCAGCCGGTATCGAACTATGA
- a CDS encoding HIT family protein, which yields MRQDDCIFCKIANGEIPATEICENEGFRVILDLGPASEGHALVLPKEHYRDITELPEKAAGEAFSLAGKVGKAMQQGLGAAGFNIVQNNGTAAGQTVFHFHIHVIPRYEGGPEMVAWTPGKAEAEELKATAESIRKAL from the coding sequence ATGAGACAAGACGATTGCATTTTCTGTAAAATCGCAAACGGAGAAATTCCGGCGACGGAAATCTGTGAGAATGAGGGCTTTCGCGTGATTCTGGATCTGGGCCCCGCGTCCGAGGGGCACGCGCTGGTGCTGCCGAAAGAGCACTATCGCGACATCACCGAGCTTCCGGAAAAGGCTGCGGGCGAGGCGTTTTCGCTTGCGGGCAAGGTCGGCAAGGCCATGCAGCAGGGACTCGGTGCCGCGGGCTTTAACATTGTCCAGAACAACGGCACGGCGGCCGGTCAGACGGTGTTTCACTTCCACATCCATGTGATACCGCGCTATGAGGGCGGTCCGGAGATGGTCGCGTGGACGCCCGGAAAGGCAGAGGCAGAGGAACTGAAGGCAACTGCCGAGAGCATACGCAAGGCGCTTTGA
- a CDS encoding type II secretion system F family protein encodes MHAVLAAALFSFVFYRSLFCFLFLLPLTLLFPFTRRNALIAARRRKLLLAFREALSLLAASLSAGYSLENALRESLGELNVLYGPDSLIVREFAYLLRQLEMNIPPEQAVDDFARRSGLDDIKTFARVLRIARKSGGDLPGILRRTSEVIGDRIQIKEEILTLTAARRFEQRVMNVIPLFMILYVDFSSPGFFRVMYASFMGRLVMTLCLATYLFALYLSQRIASVSL; translated from the coding sequence TTGCACGCCGTCCTCGCCGCGGCTCTTTTCTCCTTTGTCTTTTACCGCAGCCTTTTCTGCTTCCTTTTCCTGCTTCCCCTCACACTGCTCTTCCCCTTTACAAGGCGCAACGCGCTGATTGCCGCCAGAAGGCGCAAGCTCCTGCTTGCCTTTCGCGAGGCCCTCTCCCTGCTTGCCGCCTCCTTGAGCGCAGGTTACTCCCTCGAAAATGCCCTCCGTGAAAGCCTCGGCGAACTGAATGTTCTCTACGGACCGGATTCCCTCATTGTCCGCGAATTTGCCTACCTGCTTCGCCAACTTGAGATGAACATTCCTCCGGAACAGGCGGTCGATGACTTTGCGCGCCGCTCCGGCTTAGATGACATCAAGACCTTTGCCCGGGTTCTTCGCATCGCACGAAAATCCGGCGGAGATCTCCCCGGCATTCTTCGGCGCACCAGCGAGGTAATCGGCGACCGCATTCAAATCAAAGAGGAGATTCTGACGCTCACGGCAGCAAGGCGCTTCGAGCAGCGCGTCATGAATGTGATTCCGCTCTTTATGATACTCTATGTGGACTTCTCCTCTCCGGGCTTCTTTCGGGTCATGTACGCCAGCTTCATGGGGCGTCTCGTCATGACACTCTGCCTCGCAACCTATCTCTTCGCGCTCTATCTCTCACAGCGCATCGCTTCCGTCTCTCTCTAG
- a CDS encoding Flp1 family type IVb pilin, whose amino-acid sequence MKRIRPDFFEAEDGFSTIELILILVVLVTLVVLFKGQVIALLNRAFSEINNQAGQVY is encoded by the coding sequence ATGAAACGCATACGACCCGATTTTTTCGAAGCGGAAGACGGTTTTTCCACCATCGAGTTGATTCTGATTCTCGTGGTGCTCGTGACCCTGGTGGTCCTCTTCAAGGGCCAGGTGATTGCCCTCTTAAACCGCGCCTTCAGCGAAATCAACAACCAGGCCGGTCAGGTCTACTGA
- a CDS encoding prepilin peptidase: MFANSAFGRISLILFSLACAAEDFRRQSVPRFFFGTIFVAELLFYLQLFVGDVRALSGEVPSSLLLSLPLLGFSLLTRESLGLGDAFFLLAFGLGAGFRRLLFVLTLGSLAAALFSLCLLCLRFGRLRSVGTQRLPLLPFLLLPALGSLFFLHGGLS; encoded by the coding sequence ATGTTTGCAAACTCTGCCTTCGGGCGCATCTCGCTCATTCTCTTTTCGCTTGCCTGCGCCGCCGAGGATTTTCGACGGCAAAGTGTCCCACGCTTCTTTTTCGGCACAATTTTTGTCGCGGAGCTGCTCTTTTATCTGCAACTCTTTGTCGGCGACGTGCGGGCACTCAGCGGCGAGGTTCCATCTTCGCTGCTCCTCTCCCTGCCTCTTCTCGGCTTTTCCCTGCTGACCCGCGAGTCACTGGGACTCGGAGATGCCTTCTTCCTGCTCGCATTCGGCCTGGGGGCCGGTTTTCGGCGGCTTTTGTTCGTACTGACGCTTGGCTCCCTGGCGGCAGCTCTCTTTTCTCTCTGCCTGCTCTGCCTTCGCTTCGGCAGGCTTCGAAGCGTCGGAACGCAGCGCCTGCCTCTGCTTCCCTTTTTGTTACTCCCCGCCCTCGGAAGCCTCTTTTTCTTACACGGAGGCCTGTCATGA
- a CDS encoding DUF5702 domain-containing protein, with protein MRFRGSVTLFLALILTSCCALICALLESARTAGVRCYAALALDAATDSLFSRYDTSLWEQYRILAYRYPGDERCVALLSETVSTYRENAGRYAFFDAEIGLPEKTFLGDGGGVWLEEELLAYMKEKPETDFPLKPETLLLHTAELRRAEKSAPAVLSLSRLSAEAAECEASYFQTEQALLLAAAEKEAAASALSSGDLAAFGAHRAALQAALETSERSAERCLEAGLRFESAEAALHETEPETADELSPLTAVLSESGESYRAERPEFAALISAVPALGQALSAFDSEAAALAERIAEAEAEDDEEDGESIDAAALWQELAAQFEAELALPTLSAPSGLIRDAELLALSELLRLSPESREALCLPAASTLPAGQLTLGTSFSATLPELEPGTARSEQELCALAAYTAAFFPCFLSAETTPPRAGLSLQLEYLVCGLGSDRENFSAVCTRLFSDQQSLRLLALLHDSASLQAAAAAADSLCTATASPRLRALLCALILFAMAALDSLNDLSLLLSGEKAPLFTAAPRPRLTAEQALQTGTSLPTAVQSEESPEGLDYRSALLLYYSETGRSLRNYRMMDVIEASLSTADSAFRLDQCLFALRAELRCNASHLFTALSFSSRPQTAENRFRISVRSFRAY; from the coding sequence ATGCGCTTCCGCGGCTCGGTCACCCTGTTTCTCGCGCTGATTCTGACTTCCTGCTGCGCCCTCATCTGTGCGCTCTTGGAGAGCGCGCGAACCGCCGGGGTCCGCTGCTACGCCGCACTCGCTCTGGATGCCGCCACCGACTCTCTCTTTTCCCGCTATGATACCTCGCTCTGGGAACAGTACCGCATTCTCGCCTACCGCTATCCCGGCGACGAGCGCTGCGTTGCCCTGCTCTCGGAGACCGTAAGCACTTACCGGGAAAACGCCGGGCGCTATGCGTTTTTTGACGCAGAGATAGGCCTTCCGGAAAAGACTTTCCTCGGCGACGGCGGCGGGGTCTGGCTCGAAGAGGAGCTGCTTGCCTACATGAAGGAGAAGCCCGAGACAGATTTTCCCTTAAAGCCGGAGACACTTCTGCTTCACACGGCGGAACTGCGGCGCGCCGAAAAGAGCGCTCCCGCCGTACTTTCGCTCTCCCGGCTCTCGGCCGAAGCGGCCGAGTGCGAGGCCTCCTATTTTCAAACGGAACAGGCGCTGCTTCTTGCCGCAGCCGAAAAAGAGGCCGCCGCCTCCGCTCTGTCGAGCGGCGACTTGGCGGCCTTCGGCGCACACCGAGCTGCCCTGCAAGCCGCCCTCGAAACAAGCGAACGTTCGGCGGAACGCTGTCTGGAAGCCGGGCTCCGCTTTGAGAGCGCCGAAGCGGCGCTCCACGAGACGGAACCCGAGACCGCAGATGAACTTTCTCCGCTCACGGCTGTGCTTTCGGAAAGCGGTGAAAGCTATCGCGCGGAAAGACCCGAATTCGCGGCTCTTATCTCTGCCGTACCCGCACTCGGCCAAGCGCTCTCTGCCTTTGATTCGGAGGCCGCCGCGCTCGCCGAGCGCATTGCGGAGGCCGAAGCCGAGGATGACGAGGAGGACGGGGAAAGCATAGATGCCGCTGCTCTCTGGCAGGAACTTGCCGCTCAATTTGAGGCGGAACTCGCTCTCCCGACCCTCTCTGCCCCCTCGGGGCTCATAAGGGATGCCGAGCTCCTTGCCCTATCGGAACTCCTGCGCCTATCGCCCGAGAGCCGCGAAGCGCTCTGCCTCCCGGCAGCCTCAACGCTTCCCGCGGGGCAACTTACGCTTGGCACTTCGTTTTCCGCGACTCTCCCGGAACTTGAGCCCGGAACGGCGCGCAGTGAGCAAGAACTCTGCGCGCTCGCGGCCTATACGGCAGCCTTTTTCCCCTGCTTTCTCTCTGCGGAAACAACGCCGCCGCGTGCAGGCCTCTCGCTACAACTCGAATATCTGGTCTGCGGCTTAGGTTCGGACCGCGAAAATTTCTCCGCTGTCTGTACCCGCCTCTTTTCCGACCAGCAAAGCCTGCGCCTACTCGCCCTCTTACATGACAGCGCTTCCCTGCAGGCAGCCGCCGCGGCTGCGGACAGCCTCTGTACCGCTACCGCGAGCCCTCGTCTCCGCGCCCTGCTCTGCGCTCTCATCCTCTTTGCAATGGCCGCGCTCGACAGTCTGAACGACCTCTCACTGCTCCTCTCCGGAGAAAAAGCGCCCCTCTTCACCGCGGCACCGCGGCCCCGCCTGACTGCCGAACAAGCCTTACAAACGGGGACTTCCCTTCCGACGGCAGTACAGAGCGAAGAAAGTCCCGAAGGGCTCGACTACCGGAGTGCTCTGCTTCTCTATTATTCGGAGACCGGACGCTCTCTCAGAAATTACCGCATGATGGATGTCATCGAGGCTTCGCTTTCCACCGCGGACAGCGCCTTTCGGCTGGATCAATGCCTCTTCGCACTTCGTGCGGAACTGCGCTGCAATGCCTCCCACCTTTTCACGGCGCTCTCTTTCTCATCCCGCCCGCAGACAGCGGAGAATCGCTTCCGGATTTCGGTGCGGAGTTTTCGTGCTTACTGA